The following coding sequences lie in one Apium graveolens cultivar Ventura chromosome 3, ASM990537v1, whole genome shotgun sequence genomic window:
- the LOC141714267 gene encoding uncharacterized protein LOC141714267 yields MSASSNPWTRPLVQPNHDVSSVFYIHPSDANTTQLVSVKFNGSGYSNWKRSMMLSLSAKNKLGFVDGSVAKPEITSVDYKAWERCNDLVCSWLLCNIDDSISRSVLFFKTAREIWFDLEDRFGYASMTQIFTLEQQLSELSQGSKNVSDFFTEIKAL; encoded by the coding sequence ATGTCTGCTTCATCAAATCCTTGGACTAGACCTTTAGTTCAACCAAATCATGATGTTTCCAGTGTGTTTTACATACATCCATCTGATGCCAATACAACTCAACTAGTTTCAGTCAAGTTTAATGGATCTGGATACAGTAATTGGAAAAGATCTATGATGCTTAGTTTGTCAGCTAAGAATAAACTAGGTTTTGTAGATGGATCAGTTGCTAAACCTGAAATTACTTCTGTGGATTATAAAGCTTGGGAAAGGTGTAATGACCTGGTGTGTTCATGGTTACTTTGCAACATAGATGATTCAATTTCTCGTAGTGTTCTGTTCTTTAAAACTGCAAGAGAGATTTGGTTTGACCTTGAGGACAGGTTTGGTTATGCTTCAATGACACAAATATTCACATTAGAGCAACAATTGTCTGAGTTGTCTCAAGGATCTAAGAATGTGTCAGATTTTTTCACTGAGATTAAAGCTCTCTAG
- the LOC141712349 gene encoding protein FRIGIDA-ESSENTIAL 1-like produces the protein MDLPAFDENGKTCKATNCGTTKYDLGENSSGISKARRNRPCKYFASGYCRRGNYCWFSHYYQKPYNFNNYKTYDQIKYKHSRVYIVPGREGLKCSGTVSGPDIAAASGQYDPLTDSWDLIRSIISEQEAEAELGLSRTDDLDGDGLHGTDSNDVELMAANVERHQSSEEQFPDCTDEIQNILKDEEMTERKDGSKVVNTEGNAKADDRERITNGKGLRAFKFALTDFVKGLLSPTWNQQKIDRETYKTISKKVVKKVIFSVQSTRVPQTQEDINHYLAVSKAKISKLVQAYLEMVKKGKAIVA, from the exons ATGGATTTGCCTGCTTTTGATGAGAATGGTAAGACTTGCAAAGCCACAAATTGCGGCACCACAAAGTATGATTTGGGAGAGAATTCAAGCGG AATAAGCAAGGCACGTAGGAATCGTCCCTGCAAGTACTTCGCTTCTGGGTACTGTCGTCGTGGAAATTATTGCTGGTTTTCTCATTATTATCAGAAACCCTACAATTTTAATAACTACAAAACATATGACCAAATAAAATATAAGCATAGTCGAGTATATATAGTTCCAGGCAGAGAAGGTTTAAAATGTAGTGGAACTGTTTCTGGTCCCGATATTGCAGCTGCATCAGGTCAGTACGATCCATTAACTGATAGTTGGGATCTGATTAGGTCAATAATCAGTGAGCAGGAAGCTGAAGCGGAATTAGGGTTATCCCGTACTGACGATCTAGATGGTGATGGTCTGCATGGGACCGACTCTAATGATGTTGAACTGATGGCAGCGAATGTTGAAAGACATCAGTCAAGTGAAGAACAATTTCCTGACTGTACGGATGAGATACAAAATATTTTGAAGGATGAGGAAATGACAGAAAGGAAAGATGGAAGTAAAGTAGTTAATACTGAGGGAAATGCCAAGGCTGATGATAGAGAGAGAATCACTAATGGAAAAGGCCTACGTGCCTTTAagtttgcgcttactgattttgTTAAGGGGCTTTTGAGCCCAACGTGGAACCAACAGAAAATCGACAGAGAGACTTACAAAACAATCTCCAAGAAAGTAGTAAAGAAGGTGATTTTCAGTGTCCAGAGCACTCGTGTACCTCAGACACAAGAAGACATCAACCATTATCTGGCTGTTTCAAAAGCAAAAATCTCAAAACTCGTACAG GCATATTTAGAGATGGTTAAGAAAGGAAAAGCTATTGTTGCATGA
- the LOC141712351 gene encoding protein trichome berefringence-like 7, with amino-acid sequence MMKSFSRSLSIRRANPSSPKASRINDSIASPRLTRASWISRLFRIFVVVGSLVTFSGAIVVYFSVLPNFTEVILGYGVSRIDGSPKSCNVFDGRWVVDDSYPLYNASECPFVEQGFNCLANGRTDEDYLKWRWKPKSCEIPKVNVRSILELLRSKRIVFVGDSMSRTQWESLICLLMTGVEDKGSVYEVNGNNITKQIRFLGVRFSSFNFTIEFYRSVFLVQHNRGIKRAPKRVRSVLKLDKLDEISNEWIDSDVLIFNSGQWWVPGKLFGTGCYFQVRSSVRLGMSIDTAYSTALRTWASWVNTHIRPNKTRVFFRTFEPSHWRNLTMRLCNVTHHPLSEPGGKDRSEFSDTIMDVVKDMKVPVTVLHITPMSALRSDAHVGYWSDNSSLSDCSHWCLPGVPDVWNEIVLSYLVANHGVTFH; translated from the exons ATGATGAAGAGTTTTAGCAGAAGTCTGTCAATTAGGAGGGCGAATCCTAGCAGTCCGAAAGCTAGTAGGATAAATGATAGTATTGCTAGTCCAAGACTAACTCGTGCAAGCTGGATATCAAGATTGTTTCGTATATTTGTTGTGGTTGGATCATTAGTTACGTTTTCAGGAGCTATTGTTGTTTATTTCTCTGTGTTGCCTAATTTTACTGAGGTTATTCTTGGATACGGTGTATCAAGAATTGATGGTTCACCGAAAAGTTGTAATGTGTTTGATGGAAGGTGGGTAGTTGATGATAGTTACCCTTTGTACAATGCTTCGGAATGCCCTTTTGTAGAACAGGGATTTAATTGCCTGGCCAATGGTCGAACAGATGAAGATTATTTGAAGTGGAGGTGGAAACCTAAGAGCTGTGAAATTCCAAAAGTAAATGTGCGGAGTATCTTAGAATTGCTTCGAAGCAAGAGGATTGTTTTTGTTGGTGATTCTATGAGTAGAACACAGTGGGAATCTTTGATTTGTTTGCTTATGACTGGGGTGGAGGATAAGGGGAGTGTTTATGAAGTCAATGGGAATAACATTACAAAACAGATTAGATTTTTAGGTGTCAGATTTAGCTCCTTTAATTTCACTATAGAATTTTACAGATCAGTTTTTCTGGTGCAACATAACCGGGGTATAAAACGGGCACCAAAGAGGGTAAGGTCGGTGCTTAAATTGGATAAGTTGGACGAAATTAGCAATGAATGGATTGATTCAGATGTCCTCATATTCAATTCTGGTCAGTGGTGGGTGCCAGGAAAGCTTTTTGGCAC GGGATGTTATTTCCAGGTTCGTAGTTCAGTGAGACTTGGAATGTCAATCGATACTGCCTACAGTACAGCACTGCGCACTTGGGCCTCATGGGTCAACACCCATATTAGGCCAAATAAAACCCGCGTTTTCTTCCGAACTTTTGAGCCATCTCATTGGAG AAATCTAACTATGAGattgtgcaatgtgacacatcACCCTCTGTCAGAACCTGGTGGGAAAGACCGAAGCGAATTCTCTGACACCATAATGGATGTAGTTAAGGATATGAAAGTTCCTGTAACTGTACTACACATCACACCAATGTCAGCATTGCGGAGTGATGCACATGTGGGTTACTGGAGTGACAATTCATCTCTTTCAGATTGTAGCCACTGGTGCCTTCCAGGAGTGCCTGATGTGTGGAACGAAATTGTCCTCTCATACCTGGTTGCTAATCACGGGGTGACGTTCCATTGA
- the LOC141712352 gene encoding cell wall / vacuolar inhibitor of fructosidase 2-like: MDEKHRCRKGRVSSCQFSNLTRTFGHPVLYIKQGWGKESLIFFFLSFSHFTPITNTSFQQFLDYPMAIDTFHSFVLVLVLFISFTSIFRQPVGYVNGDTDLIQRTCKTTKYYDLCLSSLKSDSTSPIADTKGLAAIMVRIGMANATSTNSYLTSQLFPPKTTNSYDALKKRVLKECAEKYLYAGDALKSTLQNLKDELYDYANMNVMAAADYPNVCRNAFKRYPNLVYPKQLALRENSFKHICDVVLGIIDALAW, translated from the coding sequence ATGGATGAAAAACACAGATGTAGAAAAGGGAGAGTCTCATCTTGTCAGTTTAGCAACTTGACTCGCACTTTTGGACATCCGGTACTGTATATAAAGCAAGGGTGGGGAAAAGAGAGTCTCATCTTTTTTTTTCTAAGCTTTTCTCACTTTACCCCTATCACCAACACTTCCTTTCAACAATTTCTTGACTATCCAATGGCAATAGACACATTTCATTCTTTCGTGTTAGTTCTTGTTCTCTTCATTTCATTCACCAGCATCTTCCGACAACCAGTTGGATATGTGAATGGAGATACTGATTTGATTCAAAGAACATGCAAAACCACCAAGTACTATGATCTCTGTCTATCCTCTCTCAAATCAGACTCCACCAGTCCAATCGCCGATACAAAAGGATTAGCAGCTATCATGGTCAGAATCGGAATGGCGAATGCAACTTCCACAAATTCCTACTTGACCTCCCAACTATTCCCACCAAAAACTACCAACAGTTATGATGCATTAAAGAAAAGAGTCCTCAAGGAATGTGCAGAGAAGTATTTATATGCCGGGGATGCTCTGAAGTCCACACTTCAAAATCTGAAAGACGAGTTATACGATTATGCGAATATGAATGTAATGGCAGCTGCTGATTATCCAAATGTTTGTCGGAATGCATTTAAGCGATACCCCAATCTGGTCTATCCTAAACAGCTTGCGCTAAGAGAGAATAGTTTTAAGCATATTTGTGATGTAGTTTTGGGAATTATTGATGCTCTTGCTTGGTAA